In Canis lupus familiaris isolate Mischka breed German Shepherd chromosome 9, alternate assembly UU_Cfam_GSD_1.0, whole genome shotgun sequence, a single window of DNA contains:
- the MRPS23 gene encoding 28S ribosomal protein S23, mitochondrial, with protein sequence MARSRLETVGSIFSRTRDLIRAGVLKEKPLWFDVYDAFPPLREPVFRRPRLRYGKAKAAIQDILYPEDRIRAKFYSAYGSGQKAFDLFNPNFKSTCQQFVEKYIELQKLGETDEEKLFVETGKALLAEGVILRRVGEARTHKEGSHVSWKSEPKDAEPQTVLEKRQPLQEVPQDQNSEASEEQSKGLSPP encoded by the exons ATGGCGAGGAGCCGGCTGGAGACCGTGGGGAGCATTTTCTCGCG GACTCGGGACCTGATTCGGGCTGGAGTGTTGAAGGAGAAGCCCCTTTGGTTTGATGTATATGATGCCTTCCCTCCGCTAAGAGAGCCGGTCTTCCGGAGGCCCCGCTTGCGATATGGCAAAGCGAAAGCTGCTATCCAGGACATTTTGTACCCCGAGGATCGGATCAGAGC gaAATTTTATTCAGCCTATGGATCTGGTCAGAAAGCTTTTGATCTGTTCAATCCAAACTTCAAGTCTACCTGTCAACA GTTTGTGGAGAAATACATTGAGCTCCAGAAACTCGGAGAAACAGATGAAGAGAAGTTATTTGTGGAAACAGGGAAGGCTTTATTGGCAGAAGGTGTCATTTTGAGACGAGTAGGAGAAGCAAGGACT CACAAGGAAGGTAGTCACGTTTCCTGGAAATCTGAACCCAAGGATGCCGAACCCCAAACAGTATTGGAAAAAAGGCAGCCTCTGCAAGAAGTTCCACAGGACCAGAATTCGGAGGCTTCTGAAGAACAGTCGAAAGGTCTCTCACCTCCCTGA